The Epinephelus lanceolatus isolate andai-2023 chromosome 10, ASM4190304v1, whole genome shotgun sequence genomic sequence TCAGTCACAACAGGTTTAAAATCTTTGAAaccaaaatgacaggaggcttTTATGTGGGTATGTGTAAGAGAAGTTTTACAACAGCCTCAGACCTGAATCTGTAGAATAACTTTTTGCTCAGAGCGAGGAGGTGAAAGACGGAGAAGTGGTGTTGAGGGAaggtgaggaagaagaagaggagaagagaaagtgGCTCTGGTTTGTTGTTTGGTCACTGTGTCCATCCAGCCCTCACATGGAGAGAGACAGCTGCCACTCTGAATATTTCATGAGAGCTACacaatgccacacacacacacacacacacatacacacacacactgtgacccCACCCCCAATGAAATCTCCTTCGAATAAACCTGcaacctccacacacacttattACACACCCTTCCCTTGTTAACTTGTGCCGTGGAGCAGAATttggacaaaaacaaacttaataCACGACAGGTGGTTTCTGTtcacatgtgtgtttatgtaggTGAATGTGCTCGCtttagtgtgtgcgtgtgttaatatgtgtttgtgtgtgtgtgtctaaccCCTGTGCATCAGTCCCAGCAGGAGAAGATTGACAGCATAGAGGACAACGTCAACACAGCCGCTGCCAACGTGGAGGAGGGGACCAAGAGCCTGGggaaggtgtgtatgtgtgtgtgtgagtgtgtgtgtgtgtaagtgtgtgtgtcctggtgatctgatgtgtgtgtagtgtttggGAGATGGGGAGATCGATGGCACTTTGCCTCCCAGCCATTCCACAGCGTTTGTCCCTATTGATCCGTTCGAATACGGAGGAAAGCTGCAATTAAGGAaatagagagaggagagggatagagaggagtggaggggaggaggagtgaTAGAGAGGTAGGATGAGAGGGGTGACAAGAGAgggtctatgtgtgtgtgtgtgtgtgtgtgtgtgtgtgtgcgtagcATTAAGGAGAGGTTTGAATGACTGTTTAATAGTTTTTCAGGAGCAGCATTTGGGCTTCCATTATCTATTCAATACACTCTTACACACTGAGTGTAACTCAGAAGGACGACTCAGTGCCCTTCACACATATTACGCACTTGAAATGTTGAACTTTTTGTCTGTAATACTCAGAATGAATCACCTGTTTTTGTTaatctccaacacacacacacgcacgcaccaGTACAAATAGTTTCCTACCAAGGATTGTGACATTTTCCAACTTTACTTTCAGCTTTCTGTGTGACCACtgaaaggtccagtatgtaggatttaggggggggAATACTAGCAGAAAGGGATTATGATatattaagtatgttttcttcaatGTGTAGTCGCCTGAAAATAAGACTTGTTGtggttttgttaccttagaatgagccgtttatttctacataggcagcgggtccttgtctacggagatcaccatgttgctctgccatgtttctacagtagcccagaagggacaaccccaacactggctctggatagggccaGTTGCATTTTCGCCAGCCAGCATAGTTAGCACCCCCTCTACAACAATACGAACAACGtcggaaaaacacagatgtttaaggtgaaactgctttattttgtgtttttaaaaagctgaTTTTGTGGGTTTGAATAGACCTTGATTTCAGCGGATTtattgaccaatgaaatccATGTCATGCCTCCAGGTCATAGCTAGCTCGCTGCCAAAAAGGAAGAACATCTTATCAGTGTAGTTTCTCAACAACCACATATAGGACAGTATTGCTTCAGATCACCCAGCAGCTCGGATATAATATTGATCTGATGATTTAAGCTGGTGCAGACACTGAATAAACCAGTTTCACATTAGTGTTTCTGCGTCGCTGTTCGGCTCGTTGCGGACGAGCTAATGTGAGCTAATGctgctaatgtgtgttttttctgtaataatttaagatccagacgttcagatAGTTTTTACagtgagccaaattatctgcagaggtctcttcaaATCCAGCATGCTGCTGGCAGATTACTAACTAGATCACATAGATGCTCTCATATACCCCAACACTGAAATCCCTTCATTGGCTCCCTGTTGAGTTCAGGATCCAGTTCAAAATCCTCATTCTTACTTACAGATCAATACGCGATCAGGCTCCCTCTTAAATAGCTGAACTGCTTCCCCCGAATTCTTCAGCTCGCTCTCTTCAATCAAATACACTTCATTTGCTGTCTGTCCCTCGCAATCGCCTTAAGACACGTGTTGAGAGCGCGTTTGCGGCTGTAGCACCTAAATTTTGGAATGCTCTGCCTGCTCCCGCACGATCTGCTGACTCTGTGGTTTCTTTTAAAAGCTGACTAAAGACACACCTGTTAAGACAAGCATTTGGGTAACTTGTACACACCAGAGCTGtactttttcaaattttgtgtattgttgtgtagtgtgaattctatttaaaaacattttacttaattacttcctctccaaacaaacagacctggtgatttaaactggtaaaaacactgaatgaagcagtttcatgttaaaaaaatcagtgtttctgacactcTCGTGGCGTGTGTAAAATCACGAATAGCCAACCTAGagccagtgcttggtttgtccattctaggctactgtagaccAACATGGCGAACTCCGTGGATGAGGACCCGCTCACTACGTAGATATAAACACAGCATTATAGGGTGACAAAAAACACGACAATTCAACtaaaaacaaacttattataCTGTcatccatttctgccaacatattCCCCTAAATCTCACACTGGACCTTCCCCAGTTTGTACTTTAGTCCCATCATTTATAGAATAAATGCCGCATATAATGAAATATTCTTTTGAAAtgcttattttaaattaaattcaccCAACCGGCGACACAAACAAAGGTTGACCTCTCTGTAAGGTTGCTGGTAGATGCACTGGGCTGCACATTATACAGGGCAGTGGAgggtggtgagagataaagcaGATGAGAGGGATGTCAGATGTTTTAACGTGTTTGAAAGCTTGTAATCTGTCATCAGGTCAAACAGcgttacacatacacacacacacacacacacactcgcacactcACATTTCCTCCACCCTCTACAACCTGTGCCCAGAGTCCTTTTAACTCGGCTCAGATGAAATTAAAATTCCCTCAACTGCCACAGGGGTGTGGACAAGCAATGCTAGCTTTTGAACTAGATTAATTTAATGGTGAAGTGTTAATCAAGTGTGTGtccctgcgtgtgtgtgtgtgtgtgtgtgcgtgtcattAATTGTCATCAGCAAAGAGCACCTTCCACTCTGATGATAACAGCCGTAATAACACACAGGCCGCATCTCTCTGATTTCTCCTAAATGGAGATAATGAAAACTCTTTGATGCAGCTATGGAAGCGTTGATTTACATTTACACATGCAGgcttgtttgtgtctttttcttcttcttcctccttccgCGGGTCGATGTGTGATCATGAAAGGATAGACACGTCCAACTCTATCGCAGACTGTCTTGAAGCCACAAAGTAATAATGCCTCcaaaggtgtgtgtatgtgtgtgtgtgtgtgtgtgtgtgaggatgttAAATTAAACTAGAACATGTCTCTTCGTCCTGTCTCTCTAGGCGGTGGGCTACAAGTTGGCGGTGTTGCCGGTTGCCGGGGCGCTGCTTGGCGGTGTAATAGCAGGTCCACTGGGCTTGCTGGCTGGCTTCAAAGCGGCAGGGGTGGCTGCTGCTCTGGGAGGGGGCGCTTTGGGGTTTGCGGGTGGCAACCTGGTCCAGAAACACCGCAAAGCCCGAGTGGATATCCAGATGAAACAACTGACAGCACCGCGTCCAGAAGCACCACCAGAGCCCGAGTCAAACAAGGACAAATGACCCAGCAGTTCTGGTTATTCCTCCGACCTCAGGTGCTGACTAATCACCGAGGTTTCACGGTTGACTGACCAGTCAGAAGCACAAACCAGGCCTGCAGGCGGTGTCACGTTGCCTTAAAGACACTCGAGACTTCACTGAGCTTTGCTGTTACCGAGCACTGTCGTAAAACAATTCTGTCATAACAGCTTTATTTAAGAGTCAGATACTTTGATGTTGGCGTGTGAATGGATTGTCTGTGAGGATACTAATCTCATTTATACACACGACTACTGACATTTTATTCTGAACACAGCCAAGTAGTTATATACACTACATCTTTACGTGTCCAGTTGGCTCAGTGTGACTGCTTTGGCACCAAATAAATCAAGTCGTACACAACCGTTCTGTCAAATACTATCACGAATAAGAACacgggcctcattcacaaacaatctgtgcttaaactgtgcgTACAAACGTTTTATGCACAAAGCTGGgattcattcatattttcttACCTGCATTTGCTGGTATTCCGCAAACAAATTTAGAGCTGCTTCAGACCATGCGTATGCCCAACTGATTAAGGCCCAGGTGTCGTAGAAAACGTAGAATTCAAAGAAATGTTagtgtcagtgttttgttgaTGTAAATatgctgctttttattttatcttccgTTGGCTTTGGTGGCAGAAAGGAAGCTAGCTGCATTAACATGCCCACTGCCCACTCTCCTGGTGCTAACATTAGTTGACAGTGGTAAGGGGGGTTTGTGACTCTTTCCCCCAGGTAGCCTTGGTGAGCAggtggcttcattttgagctgccAAACCCCTTTAGCACTGTCAACTAAGTTAGCATCGTTAGCTGTATAGCCACTGCTAACGGCGCTAACAGTAGGTAACAAAGCTAAAGGCAGGGTTCCCACATATTTTTGTGGATGAAATTTCAAAACTTCTCCATGACTTTTAAAGGACATATCAGAGTCAAACATAATTCCTTCTAGCTGGACAGAAAATGGAGAAACGTGCGTGATGGTGAACAAAACACTGTCAGACATCGGGGGTCATTAGAGCTCTGTTAAATTGACGGCTACAGATGATAAATTTGCAGTTGTGTAGCACTATGTGATGGTTGTCTAAGCAatattactgtaacaatttcattacacGCAACAGTTTTATTACTTAACCAAAATTTTCAATGATACtcacttttccaggcctggaaaatgtgattgtgaaattctgtgacttttccaggttttcaaTGACCCCGGGAATACCATTAAAGGGTTTGTGGCTTAAAATTGAGCCGCTTACTCACCAGGGAGACTTGGGGGACGGCAGACGGTGggcaccatgtttccacagcaacgctGTTGGGTTGGGATGGCGTTAACAAGGGTAATCGCCAAATAAGCCACCAGACCTGGATGTTGTGCAGCAAACTGAttgaagagtagcaaaattaacctatagaTAACATGCATAACGGGTCACGTagcccagtggttcccaactggtaggtcatggtccaaaagtgggacCATGAGTGACCCCGAGTGGACCccgttgggaaccactggactagCCAGTTAGAGTCaactgttgttttcatttttattgacTTGACGGCTCATTACACCAATTTCTAGTGCCATAAAATTGCACATATGTAAAGggtacataaaaaaaatctgatttaccTCCGAGCAGGTGTTAGGATATGCAGCCTTGCCAGATGATACTGCAGCCTGTGCCTTCAGGAGAGGGCACATCTTCAATAACATGTTTGAAGAGAGTGACGAATGGCTCATCAGCTGTTTCTGACTGCTAAGAATCAACTTCATCGCTTTCTCTGTGATCCACCTCAAGGCAAACAAATTTCCTATGTAAAGAAATGGGGGCGTGGCCATATGCTGATTGCAAATAGGGCACACGCCTGTCAATTTAGAGTGATTCTGATTCACTGATGCATGTGTCATGAATCTGATTGTAATTTTGCATACACTTATTTTGTGCGCAAAGTAAGAACATTTCCATGCACCTGAGTGAATGAGGCCTGTTGTTTCATAAGCTAGCATCTTTTTTCAGGTTATTCTTTCTCACCAGGGTTTCTGTTCAGCAGTGATCATGCCTCAGTGTTCCTTTATACAGAAAATGTCCAAATGTGAATGGCTGCACTACTGAGACTGCAATAAGAAAGATGATATTGAGAAAAGGTTTTTGCGCCCAACGTCACTGTGGTTTtacatttaatgtaaattaaagtGGTTCTGCTTCAGTGTCTGTACAAGTTATACTGTGTATAGGTACTGAGTTGTTTCTGACAAGTGTGAGAGCAAAATTGCACATAAAGCGCCAAAGTGCCACATCACTTCAGGGACTGGAGTGGGAGAACCTGCCATGTATTGATGACACTGCTGCTGGTTTTCTgccaaataaaatgtttgttttcaacgGTGATgtcagtcattggataaatatCACAGTAAATGACAGTGGTAGAGTTCACAGAGACGGACGTACAAAGCACCAGGCAACACAACATCCTGTAAAAtggtttttaatttactttttcattttttaactcTTCTTCCCCTCTGAGATGACTGGTTTAGAAATGGCATCACGCTCCCCCCTGTTGCTCTCCTGTATGTGGGCTGATATGTCACTATGCAGGCATCTTTTGGCCTCTATGGAAGGGCAGGACACACAGTACAACCTTAGCAATGGGTCCCCGTATTCATAATCTGGATTCATTCACACTCAGGGGATCTCAGGGATCTAGACTTGTACCAAAACCTCAAAGACATATAAAGAGACAAAACCAGTTTTAAGAGAACTTGTATAAAGTGGCAGACTGTAAATTTCCACCATTCATCACACGGGTTTTCCCCTCTTGTCTCTCggctttttttaaaacaccGGGAAGGCCACCATCTTTTCTCCCCCAGCATGATGACACATTTGACAACAGgtaacagcaaaaacaacagcCATTTCATAAATTCCTAATCATTTTTAAAGTACATcgttgcaaaaacattttttttctcctctactTGATCCCCAGGAACACAACTCAAGAAGTGTTATGGCAAATACTGTGCCTTTAAAAAGGTATCCAGCCcccttttacttttaatgtTGTGCAGTAGTGGAGGTAATCAGCATTTTCGAGACTAAACAGAAACATTTCTTGGGTACAAAAATAACAGAACTCCTGATTGCATAAGTATTCATGTCCTTCAAGACAGTACTTAATAGAGGCACCTTTGGCAACAGTTACAGCCTTATGGTCTACTTCAAAAGGCCTGTAACAGCTTTACACATCTGGACACTAATTCTTTGAAATCCTGTGTAGATTTGGTTTCATgtttggggttgtcttgctgTGAAAAATACAACTTTAGTTGCTTTTACCAGGATTTCTCTGCACTTTGCTGCATCAATTCTACACTGACAAGCCGTCCAGGGCTCGCTGCAGAGAAGCCTCCAcacagcatgatgctgccaccaccagGCTTCATGACAGGGATGGTGTGTTCTTTTTTTGGTATTGTGCAGTTTAAATGGATGGTTCAGATTttctgaagtggggttgtatggggtacttatccacagAGTGTacattacctacagtagatgtcagttggcacacCCCCAATCTGGAGAATCAAGCTGGAGTCCAACATATTTTGGCCACCTAAAATCATCAATCAGTTGAAGTGTGTGCTATATTTAGACTATTTTCAAAGCTTTACCTTTGAGTTAGACAGGGATTTCCAATGGGAAAACAAAGCCATTATATCGCTCTCTTATaggccagactccattgacaaaaacagtgatttaatgctgctaaacacaggagctgcaaaTCTACTGCTGGCTTAATCacgtagtttgtttgtgttattgtgtgactttggcatttaaaagaaGTGGTTCTGATTCaccgaagtcacacaataacactaactgactgaagcagcagtagaacagcagctcctgtgttcagcgagttaaaatcattgttttttcaatggagtctgatgGGGAAGTGACGCCGCTTATGGCTCCCCGATCAAAACGCGCTGCGTGATTGAAATGTAAAGCAGTGACTATTTTCTCAATACAGTGtacacagcagtacactgcttagcttctgtgtcggactccagtctgcttctccaaactggaggatGTGCCGACTGATCACTACCATAGGGAAACACCGACCCCATACAACCGCACTTCAAAacatctgaactatccctttaaggcttcTACTAAATTTAGTATGATGgccaaaaaaggcacattcacTTTCACGTTACAGTATTTTCTCTTGAttgttgacaaaaataaaatcctaaTTACATCCACTGCAATTCAGTGTTGTGAAACAGCGACACACAAAAAGGTCAGAGGGGGCAATACTTTTTATAAGCACTGTAAGAGACATCATAATCTATAACCATTTAGTACCAGGGAGAGAAGGGGTGCATCTCAATAGGCTGGAGTAGCTCCGTCTCTTTATCTTCTGTCTCAAGTCATGGTTTAAAGTATGTTAACCCTACAAAGCATTTCCAAAATACTTTTCTGTTccttcagtgtgtgtggagaaGATATGGAGATAAAGCTACTTCAAGCAGGCATATTGTTATAAgttgtgctatacaaatgaaTTAGACTAGAGTTGGTCATATTGAGATGCAGCCATGAGGTCAGTGAGACTAAACAAGCGTCTCCTATCAGGCTGAACTGGACTACCCACAGATAAGAACCGTACAACTGGAGTGAGGGAactgttctgttttttgtttttttttctacaaaaagcCGGGTGATGTAAAAGAAAggcataaaataaagaaaaatctgcATTTAATTTAGACCAACAATGAGACTCCCATGTAGCACAAACGTATTTACAAGctccaaaaaataaaagtaaaaacacttCTCTTGATGCCCCTAACCCCTGCCCACACACGATTTCTTCTTTACCCCCCTTCTTTTTGatccaaaataaaaactgtacGTGAAAGAGTTATGAAAATATAGGTTATTCCAACATGGTTGTGTCGTGGACTGAACTCTCTTTTCCTcctgttcttctttttctccttcttcctcttcattctcctcctcctctccatctctctctcttcagtAAGGGTGTTGGGTGTTGCTGTTCTGTCCCGCTGGCCTGTCCCAACCCTAACCCCCTCCCTGACCCTGGGGCGTGGCATTGAGTCACAGGATCACTGGAAGGTCGGTGAGGTCACAGCTCATCGCGGTCCCGTCTGAGGATGGTGTAGCGAGTCTCGCTGGGCGCCAGCTTCATGAACGAGCTCTCTGGAGGGCTGCTGGCCACTTCTCCTCCCGTCTCCTCCTGGGGGTGAAAGTCAGAACAAAGTTTTTACATGATGTAGCACAAACCGGCTTTCAGTGACTCTGTAGTGCGTGCTGACGCTGCTGTCGGACCTGTCCGGGCGTGCTGTCTGTGGGGTCGGGACCGTGGTGGAACTCTCGGTGTAGCTTTCCAGAGTGAAGGTCCAACACGAACTGTCTCAGCTTGCCAGGGACGCTGgaagaaacacacagaaacacacattggatattttaaagaaaactttcTCAGCTCTTAAATCTCTAACTTTTTTCGGTAAGGCTTGTTCATACAAGTGTTTGTAGAAATAAGTTTGACTCAATAAAACGTTCTCATTTGCACTAACTTGTTATAACAGGATCGTTTCAGCCTGACAGGTGCCAActaggtatgtgtgtgtttgtgagatcTAACCCCTCCAAACTGTTTCACAGGGCTCTGTTTAAGGCAAGTGTCATTCACAAAAATATCAACCAAATGTAAGGAGAAAAACGCCAGGTACTCCTCTCATTgtataacttttaaaaaatactctggcctcagaaaaaaactTTGGGGGACGCGGCccctaaggtttttttttgtgatagtgcatgtgtttgggaagttctGAGCATGacaggataaatgagacttggattacactgcacgagttgtgtgagagtttttaaaCGGATGTTtcgatacagttttgctgttgttaaatgaggTCCCTGATCTATCATTAAATCTATATATCCTGTTTTATTTggttttttttatcacaccaaAGCAGAAAGCACATTTTGCTGGAGGGGGCGCTGAATGTGGGAGACTGTGTGGGTTTCAGGAAGCCAATCACTCTCATGTATTCTGGGAATGTCCAGTTATTAGGCCTTTCTGGACAGAATTTCGTAAAGCATTAAAAATGATACTTAAAAGCGTTGTGACAAATATATGTTTGGTATTTTGATATCTGCTTGCAAGAAATCCTTGACAAGGCGCTGGCTGCTTCCTGAACCCCCACAATAGAAGAGTGGATATGGAAAGGATTaccttttctctttgtcttcagaaaaatgtgttcattaaATCCTGGGCCAAATGGGCAAAATATGTATGAGTGGTTTTTGCTTTAGGCCCAGTAACTGTGTGTTTCACAAAGGCATTCCTACACAAAGTTCAGCAACAAAGACATGAGATATGAGTTGATATGAGACAAAACTGCTAGTGGCAGCGACAGAGGACATCAGTCCCTGCGGACGAGTCATGAAGCAGCATTAATCCATATCAACGCTGTCCTCTGAACTGTGCTTATTAACGACAGGTCATGAGCTGTTGTCATATCACAGACGCGGAGCGGGTCCCCAGTCTCTTCTAACCCTGTgtgtcagagcagcatgtggacacacgcacacatgcaaagacacacacatgtatagaTATAACATACACTGCACTAATGTAATTACAAGCTGTGTGCCACATGCGGTGGTGATGTGATGTAATTAGGTTGTGGAGGGCTGGTCAGTCCTCAGGGCTTCTGTCTATCTGATCAGACTCTGATTGGGGACTGGGGGAGGCCGAGTGGTGGGGGGCAgaataaataagattaaattaGATTAGACTGGATTAGTTTAGCACTTATTGCACGTGCCAAATCATGTCACATTAGCTCCGGTGTCCTGGCCCATTCATAAAGGACAGATTTTAGGAGGTGTGACATTTCTCTGTTGTTGAGTGCACTGTGgattatagtgtgtgtgtgtgtgtgtgtgtgtgtgtgtgtgtgtgcgtgtgcgtgtaatgaaataaactttatttaaggaGATCTCGTTATGAACAATTTCACATACGGTATCAGAATCAGGCAATAATTGCTCAAAAATGTCTAAAGAACGCTGAATCTATCAGACTGATTTGACATGTGGGTGATTCATTTGTTAATTACAGCTGCGTTTGTGTTAAGTTTTCATTTATGTTTGGCTATTTCTTTTTGCTTGAAACAATTACCAGCCCcagttttttgaaaaaaatgttttgaaatgtttACAGGGAGATACACACATGGTGGTAATATTCCATTTTAATTCAGAGTCTGATAGTATCCTAAATTTGTTACAGGTCTTGTAAACGGCATATTTAGTTAGGATGTTCTGAATTAGGCATTATTCTAAATGTAGTATTTTTTGGTTAAGACATGTGGGATCTGCCGGTATTATTCAGGCTTTTGGAGCATTCTTTAGACACGTATACAGCACATTTTGAATATGCATCTCAACTGGGGTTCTGCGACACACGGTCTCTTGCGTTTATTGTCAGCTCTGCCTTGCCAACAGTTGAGATGCCTATATTTCTGGTTGGAAAgcgaaacacacctacttttaaacattatgaaagacttggatattaaCAGGTTTTTGTATAAGTGCAATGACAACCTTTTCAAGACTGTCGTTCCACTTCTTCATAACTGACATCATAAATTGATGacttttattgtattattttattcgacactttgtctgccatttttagtcactttattcatcttgatgtagcaattttattttcattttagcttttatttaattgatcattattttttatttatttttctcttctatcttattctatttaatgtctttttgtcttgtgctgctgtgCCACTtcaatttcccctctggggatcaataaagtatatcttaccTTATCTTTAACGGTATGTTAGGGCATGTTAATTAGAGTAcgcacagctgcatgtaatgGGGAacattagtggaatattcattttcattagtcatgtaaacagcttggTAGAAATATAATCTTTTTTGGAATTAAGGTAAAAAtaggaatattttgtgcatgttcaTGTAGTCATTGAAGGACTACACTGCTGCACCAATTGGCAACCTATGAggctaaaaatgaagccaatgtggaagtgacaaaactgtagttcctctaatggccacttgaggctggctccaggaagtgagtcaattcccatgagacacccatgttaaaatgtccaacgtacagcagaaataaacatgtttacagcctggtaccaaaaacagttttggtctctatagctaatttcagtAATTATAACAACTGTGCTGGGGTGAACTGTTTTTACAACTCACGTGTTTACATTTtactaaggcttaaagttacacatatttaagggtgggGTCGCCTGAGTCACAGGCTGTCTGCAGGGCGTtactacagtctatgagtcagatccaacccttgctcctccacagctctaccctcctgtccaaatatggtcacttctggctccaaaaagccaagatggcgaAGACTGAAATGCTGAACACAAGGCTCCAAAACAGCCCTCGTAAACtgatgggtgatgtcacagtagctatgtccattttttatacagtctatgtgcTGCACGCATGCTCACATATCGTCATGCACAACCACATTTTAAAGAGAAAGTGAAAGGCGGTACTCACCTGAGGTCTTTAAAGTCAGGAAAGACATACATGTGTCTGAATGAGTCTATAGCGATGACGGGGCAATCAGCAGGAGTTTTCTGGATATGGAGCAAAGGATGGCGGAACTTCTCGCAGTCCGCGTGCAGGAAGTTTATAGACCCTGAGGAGGAGACACCAGGGTCACGAACACTACTTCTGTACACAAGGCTGTTTGGCTCATGAGTAACTAATATTCACATGCTGCCAATACACACAAGCTCACCTTTCTCACTGATGAGCTGGCGAGCCACTTCATGTTGAAACTTCTCTAAGCTCTCTCCGTCTTCTTTAACGTGGAACAAGATGAGAAAAGGAATTCCTTCTTCAGTCAGctcctgaaaaacacaaacacacacacaaagcgtCAAGGACAGATGGAGTGAGGGCCTTTCCGTGGCTCAGCAGATGGACTACCCACAGACTCCATTAATACCCTCCAGGCTGTTTGTTGTGTAAACATCTCTATGTACATCTACATATCCAGATTTAAACATCCATTTTATTAGACCAAAAAGCAACAGATCAAGCTGACAGTGCTCTATATGAAAAAGCAGCTAACGAACCTCTCCGTTTTCAAAGGTGATCTCCCTGACCAGAGGCACACACTTGTCCTGGGCCCAAGCATAGGTCAGGTCGAAGTTGGTGAGTGAGCCGAGGTAGATCATGTCAGGTACGCCCTCCCCGACAGGCTTGTAGATTATATTGTCTCCACTGAAGCGCTCGGCCTCAGATACGGAGCTGTAAGAGTAAAGCAGATAAGGGAAGTTagaagacaaacagaaactAAAGGATTAAAACTAAGCCTAAAATAA encodes the following:
- the erp44 gene encoding endoplasmic reticulum resident protein 44, which codes for MKLLAISPSLDTRFVTVLLLVMGLSTPGQAEITSLDSANIDDVLNNAGVALVNFYADWCRFSQMLHPIFEEASNIVREEFPETKQVVFARVDCDQHSDIAQRYRITKYPTLKLFRNGMMMKREYRGQRSVAAIADFIRQQQVDPVKEIQSMEEINTLDRSKRHIIGYFESRDTDNYHTYEKVSNILRDDCTFLAAFGSVSEAERFSGDNIIYKPVGEGVPDMIYLGSLTNFDLTYAWAQDKCVPLVREITFENGEELTEEGIPFLILFHVKEDGESLEKFQHEVARQLISEKGSINFLHADCEKFRHPLLHIQKTPADCPVIAIDSFRHMYVFPDFKDLSVPGKLRQFVLDLHSGKLHREFHHGPDPTDSTPGQEETGGEVASSPPESSFMKLAPSETRYTILRRDRDEL